Proteins from one Aulosira sp. FACHB-615 genomic window:
- a CDS encoding DUF4351 domain-containing protein — MTEERERADNDSPWKEILEAYFPQAMQFFFPQTAALINWERPHEFLDKEFQQIAREAELGRRYADKLVKVWQIDGEEVWLLIHVEIQAKPEDNFAERMFLYNLRIFDKFAKPAISLAILCDADSTWRPNQYSYNYPDCSLIFRFGTIKLLDYQNLWTELETSNNPFATVVMAHLKTQQTSKQPGERKNWKFSLIRRLYEQGLEERDIRNLYRFIDWVMILPKALEAEFWQDFKLFEQELTMPYITTGERIGYERGKEEGKQEGKQEGKQEQTQILVLRLLQRRVGNLPDEVRQQVQGLSLEQLEALSEALLDFSAIADLHNWLQTNQAV, encoded by the coding sequence ATGACTGAGGAACGAGAAAGAGCCGATAATGATTCGCCGTGGAAAGAAATTTTAGAAGCATACTTTCCCCAAGCAATGCAGTTTTTCTTTCCCCAAACAGCAGCCCTAATTAATTGGGAACGCCCCCACGAATTTCTCGACAAGGAATTTCAACAAATTGCCCGCGAAGCCGAACTTGGAAGAAGATACGCCGATAAATTAGTTAAAGTTTGGCAAATTGATGGGGAAGAAGTTTGGTTGTTAATTCATGTCGAAATTCAGGCGAAACCAGAAGATAACTTCGCCGAAAGAATGTTTTTGTATAACCTGCGAATTTTTGATAAATTTGCCAAACCAGCCATCAGCCTAGCAATTTTATGTGACGCTGACTCTACTTGGAGACCGAATCAATACAGTTACAATTATCCTGATTGCAGTCTGATTTTTCGATTCGGCACTATCAAATTGCTAGATTATCAAAATCTCTGGACAGAATTAGAAACCAGCAATAATCCTTTTGCGACAGTTGTCATGGCGCATTTAAAAACGCAGCAAACCAGCAAACAGCCAGGAGAACGGAAAAATTGGAAATTCAGCTTAATTCGCCGACTTTATGAACAAGGGCTAGAAGAAAGAGACATTCGTAACCTCTATCGTTTTATCGATTGGGTTATGATTTTACCAAAAGCATTAGAAGCAGAATTTTGGCAAGACTTTAAGTTATTCGAGCAGGAGCTTACTATGCCTTACATAACTACAGGCGAGCGCATTGGCTACGAGCGAGGCAAGGAAGAAGGTAAACAGGAAGGTAAACAAGAAGGTAAACAGGAACAAACACAAATACTTGTCTTACGACTACTGCAAAGAAGGGTGGGCAATTTACCCGACGAAGTTCGTCAACAAGTTCAAGGTCTTTCTTTAGAACAATTGGAAGCACTGAGTGAGGCTTTATTAGATTTTAGTGCGATCGCTGATTTACACAACTGGTTACAAACCAATCAAGCAGTATAG